In one Musa acuminata AAA Group cultivar baxijiao chromosome BXJ2-5, Cavendish_Baxijiao_AAA, whole genome shotgun sequence genomic region, the following are encoded:
- the LOC103986491 gene encoding pentatricopeptide repeat-containing protein At3g26630, chloroplastic-like, giving the protein MNTRFSRRSFPPSLELLLHCSCMPITLTCLLPAPPTRPLCLSLLQSCTSVPHFLQIHAQILRNRLFDDPFAAAELLRVSRTFPLGGTHYARKLLSEIPHPTTFAWNCILGGLADSPSPASSLALFRRMLSSGARPSARNFPSLLKACARVAAREAGELLHGLMIKWAVDRDSFSTNGLIYMYCACPRDDLGRRVFDLSQERDVASWTCMLSGYVSCGLPDRARCLFDEMPVRGIITWNAMINGYMKSGDTDAARELFDKMPNQNMEC; this is encoded by the coding sequence ATGAACACAAGATTTAGCCGCCGTAGCTTCCCACCGTCATTGGAACTACTACTACATTGCAGTTGCATGCCCATCACCTTAACTTGCCTGCTGCCTGCGCCGCCAACACGCCCACTCTGCCTCTCCCTCCTGCAGTCATGCACCTCCGTGCCCCATTTCCTCCAAATCCACGCCCAGATTCTCCGCAACCGCCTCTTCGACGATCCCTTCGCCGCCGCCGAGCTCCTTCGTGTCTCGCGTACCTTCCCGCTCGGCGGCACTCATTACGCCCGCAAGCTGTTATCTGAAATCCCCCACCCGACCACCTTTGCCTGGAACTGCATCCTTGGTGGCTTGGCCGACTCCCCTTCCCCCGCCTCGTCCCTCGCTCTCTTTCGCCGCATGCTCTCCTCCGGCGCTAGGCCGAGCGCCCGCAACTTCCCTTCCCTCCTCAAGGCCTGCGCCCGCGTCGCCGCGCGCGAGGCCGGCGAGCTgctgcatggcctcatgatcaagtGGGCGGTCGACCGTGACAGCTTCTCGACCAATGGATTGATCTACATGTACTGCGCGTGCCCAAGGGACGACCTGGGGCGCCGGGTGTTTGATTTGAGCCAGGAGCGGGATGTCGCCTCGTGGACTTGTATGCTCTCGGGTTACGTGAGCTGCGGTCTTCCGGATCGTGCAAGATGCCTATTTGATGAAATGCCCGTAAGGGGAATAATTACATGGAATGCGATGATTAATGGGTACATGAAGTCAGGTGATACGGACGCTGCCAGGGAGCTCTTCGACAAGATGCCCAACCAGAATATGGAGTGCTAG
- the LOC135613079 gene encoding pentatricopeptide repeat-containing protein At5g56310-like, with product MIGGLVMIGGLAINGHGAEALELFGQMERDAVKPNEVTFIGVLCACSHGGLVEQARQCFDSMRAVYGLKPQIEHYGCMVDVLGRAGFLEEAVFLVQSMANDNAVLWGSLLSACLIHGNAKLGEYVVDRLVEHRPDDGGVFVLLLNIYAARGRWDDARKTRMLMKLRGLKKILGCSSTGMFMGLFMNSTLENATEIYDMSVEISSVWHQGRRRAKPGSSPCQKRQRCAVGESAQCMLDPRECQARGIRVDRLVELRPDDGGVYVLLSNIYAARGRQDDARKTRMLKLRGLKKILGCSSIGVFMGLFTNSTLENATEIYDMSEEISSVWHQGRRRAKPGSSQ from the coding sequence ATGATAGGAGGGCTAGTGATGATAGGAGGGCTAGCGATAAATGGACATGGAGCGGAGGCCTTGGAGCTATTTGGCCAGATGGAGAGGGACGCCGTGAAGCCTAATGAGGTCACTTTCATTGGTGTCCTGTGCGCTTGCAGCCATGGTGGTCTGGTGGAGCAAGCAAGGCAGTGCTTTGATTCAATGAGGGCGGTTTATGGGCTCAAGCCACAAATCGAGCACTATGGTTGTATGGTTGATGTTCTGGGGCGAGCTGGATTCTTGGAGGAGGCTGTTTTTCTGGTGCAGTCCATGGCGAATGACAATGCTGTGCTGTGGGGGAGTCTGCTCAGTGCATGTTTGATCCACGGGAATGCCAAGCTAGGGGAATACGTGGTTGATCGCCTTGTTGAGCATAGGCCCGATGATGGTGGTGTCTTTGTGCTGTTGTTGAACATCTATGCTGCTAGAGGGAGGTGGGATGATGCTAGAAAGACACGAATGCTTATGAAGTTAAGGGGTCTCAAGAAGATTTTAGGTTGCAGCTCCACTGGGATGTTCATGGGATTGTTCATGAATTCTACATTGGAGAATGCAACAGAAATATATGACATGTCGGTAGAGATCAGCTCAGTTTGGCACCAAGGAAGAAGACGAGCAAAACCTGGGTCATCACCTTGTCAGAAGAGACAACGCTGTGCTGTGGGGGAGTCTGCTCAGTGCATGCTTGATCCACGGGAATGCCAAGCTAGGGGAATACGCGTCGATCGCCTTGTTGAGCTTAGGCCTGATGATGGTGGTGTTTATGTGCTGTTGTCGAACATCTATGCTGCTAGAGGGAGACAGGATGATGCTAGAAAGACACGAATGCTTAAGTTAAGGGGTCTCAAGAAGATTTTAGGTTGCAGCTCCATTGGGGTGTTCATGGGATTGTTCACAAATTCTACGTTGGAGAATGCAACAGAAATATATGACATGTCAGAAGAGATCAGCTCAGTTTGGCACCAAGGAAGAAGACGAGCAAAACCTGGGTCATCACAGTGA
- the LOC135613078 gene encoding probable glycerol-3-phosphate acyltransferase 3, with translation MRLKDFFKSFLLLCRFLLPRRPSTCHTNHGRSQRYPSLESLPSQTVVCDVEGALLRTSSTFPYFMLVALEAGGFLRGLLLLLLHPLISCLSHEVGIRIMVMVCFFGLRKEDFRVGRAMLPKFFLEQVGLEGFEVLRRGGRRVCVSSMPTVMVEGFLKEYLDVEVVLGRELKVFGGYYTGLMEDGVIGFGHVDFAHHRLFTHCKEVCLVGEAEKRRGRHPLPRSQYPKPLVFHDGRIAFRPDGISTLCMFLWLPLGFALAFARALVFLFLPYALSIPLLASLGMHSRLITSSDKEERRGDGSQLYICNHRTLLDALYISAALRRHVTATTYSVSPISEWFSPIRTVRLTRNREEDAARMKKLVQEGDLMVCPEGTTCREPYLLRFSPLVAEISREVVPVALESWASMFYGTSTGKLKFLDPLYFLMNPFPCYEAEFMATVATGAIGGKECSSYEMANHLQAEIGRRLGFQCTSLTRKHKYVLLAGNEGTIERERERTREGDVRMERR, from the exons ATGAGGTTGAAGGACTTCTTCAAatccttcctccttttgtgtaggttCCTTCTGCCAAGGAGGCCAAGTACCTGTCACACAAACCATGGGAGATCGCAGAGGTACCCTTCTCTAGAGAGCCTCCCCAGCCAAACCGTAGTTTGTGATGTGGAGGGAGCGCTTCTTAGGACTTCCTCCACCTTCCCCTACTTCATGCTCGTGGCATTGGAGGCAGGAGGGTTCCTAAGAGGTCTACTGCTCCTGCTTCTGCACCCTCTCATCTCTTGCCTGAGCCATGAGGTGGGGATACGGATCATGGTGATGGTCTGCTTCTTTGGACTGCGGAAGGAGGACTTCAGGGTGGGGAGAGCTATGCTGCCTAAGTTCTTCCTGGAGCAGGTTGGGTTGGAAGGCTTCGAGGTGCTgcggagaggagggaggagggtctGTGTCAGCTCCATGCCAACCGTCATGGTGGAAGGCTTCCTGAAGGAGTATTTGGATGTGGAGGTGGTGTTGGGAAGGGAACTGAAGGTGTTCGGTGGATACTACACTGGGTTGATGGAGGACGGAGTTATTGGGTTTGGCCATGTCGATTTTGCTCACCATCGGCTCTTTACCCATTGTAAG GAAGTATGCTTGGTGGGAGAAGCTGAGAAGAGAAGAGGCCGCCATCCCCTGCCAAGATCACAGTACCCCAAGCCCTTGGTCTTCCATGATGGCAGGATAGCGTTTAGGCCGGACGGCATCTCCACCCTCTGCATGTTCCTGTGGTTACCCCTCGGCTTCGCCCTCGCCTTTGCCCGAGccctcgtcttcctcttcctcccctaCGCCCTCTCCATCCCGCTACTCGCCTCCCTGGGCATGCACTCCAGGCTGATCACCTCCTCCGACAAGGaggagaggcgaggcgacggcagCCAGCTCTACATCTGCAACCACCGCACCCTCCTCGATGCCCTCTACATCTCTGCGGCGCTCCGCCGCCACGTCACGGCCACCACCTACAGTGTCAGCCCCATCAGCGAGTGGTTCTCCCCGATAAGGACCGTCAGGCTGACGAGGAACAGGGAGGAGGACGCTGCGAGGATGAAGAAGCTGGTGCAGGAAGGGGACCTCATGGTGTGCCCCGAGGGGACGACCTGCCGCGAGCCGTATCTGCTCCGCTTCAGCCCGCTCGTCGCGGAGATCAGCCGGGAGGTCGTGCCGGTGGCGTTGGAGTCGTGGGCGAGCATGTTCTACGGCACGAGCACCGGCAAGCTCAAGTTCTTGGATCCCTTGTACTTCCTCATGAACCCGTTCCCGTGCTACGAGGCGGAGTTCATGGCGACGGTGGCCACCGGTGCCATTGGTGGAAAGGAGTGCAGTAGCTACGAGATGGCCAACCATTTGCAAGCGGAGATCGGTAGGCGCTTGGGGTTTCAGTGCACCAGCTTGACCAGAAAACATAAGTACGTGCTGCTTGCAGGCAACGAAGGgaccatagagagagagagagagagaacacggGAAGGTGACGTGAGAATGGAGAGACGATGA